A part of Escherichia marmotae genomic DNA contains:
- the cpdB gene encoding 2',3'-cyclic-nucleotide 2'-phosphodiesterase, with amino-acid sequence MIKFSATLLATLIAASVNAATVDLRIMETSDLHSNMMDFDYYKDTSTEKFGLVRTASLINDARNEVKNSVLVDNGDLIQGSPLADYMSAKGLKAGDIHPVYKALNTLDYTVGTLGNHEFNYGLDYLKNALAGAKFPYINANVIDVKTNQPMFTPYLIKDTEVVDKDGKKQTLKIGYIGVVPPQIMGWDKANLSGKVTVNDITETVRKYVPEMREKGADVVVVLAHSGLSADPYKVMAENSVYYLSEIPGVDAIMFGHAHAVFPGKDFADIKGVDIAKGTINGVPAVMPGMWGDHLGVVDLQLNNDSGKWQVTQAKAEARPIYDVANKKSLAAEDSKLVATLKADHDATRQFVSKPIGKSADNMYSYLALVQDDPTVQVVNNAQKAYVEHYIQGDPDLAKLPVLSAAAPFKVGGRKNDPASYVEVEKGQLTFRNAADLYLYPNTLIVVKASGKEVKEWLECSAGQFNQIDPNSTKPQSLINWDGFRTYNFDVIDGVNYQIDVTQPARYDGECQVINANAERIKNLTFNGKPIDPDAMFLVATNNYRAYGGKFAGTGDSHIAFASPDENRSVLAAWIAEESKRAGEIHPAADNNWRLAPIAGDKKLDIRFETSPSDKAADFIKEKGQYPMNKVATDDIGFAIYQVDLSK; translated from the coding sequence ATGATTAAGTTTAGCGCAACGCTCCTGGCCACGCTGATTGCTGCCAGCGTGAATGCGGCAACAGTCGATCTACGCATAATGGAAACCTCTGATTTGCATAGCAACATGATGGATTTCGATTATTACAAAGACACATCCACAGAAAAATTTGGGCTGGTACGCACCGCGAGCCTGATTAATGACGCGCGCAATGAAGTGAAAAATAGCGTGTTGGTCGATAACGGTGACCTGATTCAGGGCAGCCCGCTGGCGGATTACATGTCGGCTAAAGGATTAAAAGCCGGTGATATTCATCCGGTCTATAAGGCGCTGAATACGCTGGATTATACCGTCGGCACACTCGGCAATCATGAATTTAATTACGGTCTGGATTACCTGAAAAATGCGCTGGCGGGGGCGAAATTCCCCTATATAAATGCCAATGTCATTGACGTAAAAACCAACCAGCCGATGTTTACACCGTATTTAATTAAAGACACCGAAGTAGTCGATAAAGACGGGAAAAAGCAAACGCTGAAAATTGGCTATATCGGCGTCGTGCCACCGCAGATTATGGGATGGGATAAAGCCAATTTATCCGGCAAAGTTACCGTTAACGATATTACCGAAACAGTGCGCAAGTACGTGCCGGAAATGCGCGAGAAAGGTGCCGATGTCGTTGTCGTTCTGGCGCATTCTGGTCTGTCTGCCGATCCGTATAAAGTAATGGCGGAAAACTCAGTTTATTATCTCAGTGAAATTCCGGGCGTTGATGCCATTATGTTTGGTCATGCCCATGCCGTCTTCCCGGGCAAAGATTTTGCTGATATCAAAGGCGTAGATATCGCCAAAGGTACGATTAACGGTGTTCCGGCGGTAATGCCAGGCATGTGGGGCGATCATCTCGGCGTGGTCGATCTGCAACTCAATAATGACAGCGGGAAATGGCAGGTGACGCAAGCAAAAGCGGAAGCTCGCCCGATTTACGATGTCGCCAATAAAAAATCACTCGCCGCTGAAGACAGCAAGTTGGTTGCAACGCTGAAAGCCGATCACGATGCCACACGCCAGTTTGTCAGCAAACCTATCGGGAAATCCGCCGACAATATGTATAGCTATCTGGCGCTGGTACAGGACGATCCGACGGTGCAGGTGGTGAACAACGCGCAAAAAGCGTATGTCGAACATTACATTCAGGGCGATCCGGATCTGGCAAAACTGCCGGTGCTCTCTGCCGCTGCGCCGTTTAAAGTTGGCGGTCGCAAGAACGATCCTGCCAGCTATGTAGAAGTGGAAAAAGGCCAACTGACTTTCCGTAATGCCGCCGATCTCTATCTCTATCCCAATACGCTGATTGTGGTAAAAGCCAGCGGCAAGGAAGTTAAAGAGTGGCTGGAGTGCTCCGCCGGGCAGTTTAACCAGATAGATCCCAACAGCACTAAACCGCAGTCATTAATCAACTGGGATGGCTTCCGTACCTATAACTTTGATGTGATTGACGGCGTGAATTATCAGATTGATGTTACCCAGCCAGCCCGCTATGACGGTGAATGTCAGGTGATTAATGCCAATGCGGAAAGGATTAAGAATCTGACCTTTAATGGTAAACCGATTGATCCGGACGCAATGTTCCTGGTTGCTACCAATAATTATCGTGCATACGGTGGCAAATTTGCCGGAACAGGCGACAGCCATATCGCCTTTGCGTCGCCGGATGAGAACCGTTCGGTGCTGGCAGCGTGGATTGCTGAAGAGTCGAAGCGTGCAGGAGAAATTCACCCAGCGGCAGATAATAACTGGCGTTTAGCGCCGATTGCCGGTGATAAAAAACTGGATATTCGTTTTGAAACGTCCCCGTCCGATAAAGCCGCAGACTTTATTAAAGAGAAGGGTCAGTATCCGATGAATAAAGTCGCGACTGATGATATCGGGTTTGCGATTTATCAGGTGGATTTGAGTAAGTAA
- the ytfE gene encoding iron-sulfur cluster repair protein YtfE: MAYRDQPLGELALSIPRASALFRQYDMDYCCGGKQTLARAAARKELDVDVIEAELAKLAEQPIEKDWRSAPLAEIIDHIIVRYHDRHREQLPELILQATKVERVHADKPSVPKGLTKYLTMLHEKLSSHMMKEEQILFPMIKQGMGSQAMGPISVMESEHDEAGELLEVIKHITNNVTPPPEACTTWKAMYNGINELIDDLMEHISLENNVLFPRALAGE, from the coding sequence ATGGCTTATCGCGACCAACCTTTAGGTGAACTGGCGCTCTCTATTCCTCGCGCTTCGGCTCTGTTTCGTCAATATGATATGGATTACTGCTGCGGCGGTAAGCAGACGCTGGCTCGCGCGGCGGCACGTAAAGAACTGGATGTTGACGTCATTGAAGCCGAACTGGCAAAGCTTGCTGAACAACCGATTGAGAAAGACTGGCGTAGCGCGCCGCTGGCAGAAATCATCGACCATATCATCGTGCGCTACCACGATCGTCACCGTGAACAACTGCCAGAGTTGATCCTGCAAGCCACCAAAGTAGAGCGCGTTCACGCCGACAAACCGAGCGTGCCAAAAGGGCTGACAAAATACCTGACTATGCTGCATGAAAAGCTTTCCAGCCACATGATGAAAGAAGAGCAGATCCTCTTCCCGATGATCAAACAAGGCATGGGCAGCCAGGCGATGGGGCCAATCAGCGTAATGGAAAGCGAACACGATGAAGCAGGTGAGCTGTTGGAGGTTATCAAACACATTACCAATAACGTCACACCGCCGCCGGAAGCCTGCACCACCTGGAAAGCGATGTATAACGGTATTAATGAACTGATTGATGATTTAATGGAGCACATCAGTCTGGAAAATAATGTACTGTTCCCACGCGCGCTGGCGGGTGAGTGA
- a CDS encoding winged helix-turn-helix transcriptional regulator, whose translation MNRVSLSQQLKEGNLFAEQCPSRDVLKHVTSRWGVLILVALREGTHRFSDLRRKMGGVSEKMLAQSLQALEQDGFVNRIAYPVVPPHVEYSLTPLGEQVSEKVAALADWIELNLPEVLAVRDERAV comes from the coding sequence ATGAATCGGGTAAGCCTGTCGCAACAACTGAAAGAGGGAAACCTCTTCGCTGAGCAGTGTCCGTCGCGGGATGTGCTGAAACACGTTACCAGCCGTTGGGGGGTACTGATTCTGGTGGCGCTGCGCGAAGGCACTCATCGCTTTAGCGACTTGCGGCGTAAAATGGGCGGAGTGAGCGAAAAGATGCTCGCGCAGTCGTTACAGGCGCTGGAGCAGGATGGATTTGTTAACCGTATCGCGTATCCGGTGGTGCCGCCGCATGTGGAATATAGCCTCACACCGCTGGGTGAACAGGTCAGTGAAAAGGTTGCTGCACTGGCAGACTGGATTGAGTTGAATTTGCCAGAGGTGCTGGCGGTGCGGGATGAACGTGCGGTATAA
- a CDS encoding SDR family oxidoreductase — translation MIAITGATGQLGHNVIESLLQTVSASQIVAIARNPEKAHALSAQGISVRQADYGDEAALTSALQGVEKLLLISSSEVGQRASQHRNVINAAKAAGVKFIAYTSLLHADTSPLGLAAEHIETEKMLADSGIAYTLLRNGWYTENYLASAPAALEHGVFIGAAGDGKIASATRADYAEAAARVISEAGHEGKVYELAGDNAWTLTQLAAELTKQSGKPVIYQNMSEADFAAALKSVGLPGGLADMLADSDVGASKGGLFDDSKTLSTLIGRPTTTLAESVNALFNVNN, via the coding sequence ATGATCGCAATCACCGGCGCGACCGGCCAGCTTGGTCACAATGTAATTGAATCTTTGCTGCAAACCGTTTCTGCCAGCCAAATAGTGGCTATCGCACGTAATCCGGAAAAAGCGCATGCTTTGAGCGCACAAGGCATTAGCGTGCGTCAGGCTGACTACGGCGATGAAGCTGCACTGACATCTGCGCTACAGGGCGTGGAAAAATTGCTGCTGATCTCTTCCAGCGAAGTGGGACAGCGTGCCTCGCAGCATCGTAATGTTATTAATGCAGCAAAGGCGGCTGGCGTGAAATTTATCGCCTACACCAGCCTGTTACATGCGGACACCTCCCCGCTCGGCCTGGCTGCTGAGCATATCGAGACGGAGAAAATGCTGGCTGATTCTGGCATCGCTTATACCCTGCTGCGCAACGGCTGGTACACTGAAAACTACCTCGCCAGCGCCCCGGCAGCACTGGAACACGGCGTATTTATTGGTGCGGCGGGCGATGGCAAAATTGCCTCAGCAACTCGTGCAGATTACGCAGAGGCTGCGGCACGCGTAATTAGCGAAGCAGGTCACGAAGGCAAAGTCTATGAGCTGGCGGGCGACAACGCCTGGACGCTGACACAGTTAGCGGCAGAGCTGACCAAACAGAGCGGCAAACCAGTTATCTACCAGAATATGAGCGAAGCCGATTTCGCCGCAGCGCTGAAAAGCGTTGGTCTTCCTGGCGGACTGGCGGATATGCTGGCTGACTCTGACGTTGGCGCATCAAAAGGTGGTCTGTTTGATGACAGCAAAACACTCAGCACGCTGATTGGCCGCCCGACAACAACATTAGCCGAAAGCGTAAACGCGCTTTTTAATGTTAATAACTAG
- a CDS encoding YtfJ family protein, with product MTLRKILALTCLLLPMMASAHKFETGQRVPPIGIADRGELVLDKDQFSYNTWNSAQLVGKVRVLQHIAGRTSAKEKNATLIEAIKSAKLPHDRYQTTTIVNTDDAIPGSGMFVRSSLESNKKLYPWSQFIVDSNGIARSAWQLDEESSAIAVLDKDGRVQWAKDGALTQEEVQQVMDLLHKLLNK from the coding sequence ATGACCCTACGCAAGATTCTCGCGCTGACTTGCTTGCTACTGCCGATGATGGCCTCCGCGCATAAATTCGAAACCGGTCAGCGAGTACCACCAATTGGCATTGCCGATCGTGGCGAGTTAGTACTTGATAAAGATCAGTTTAGCTACAATACCTGGAACAGCGCACAGTTAGTGGGGAAAGTGCGGGTACTGCAACATATTGCCGGTCGCACCTCCGCAAAAGAGAAAAATGCGACGCTGATTGAAGCGATTAAATCGGCAAAACTGCCGCATGATCGCTACCAGACGACCACCATTGTGAACACCGACGACGCTATCCCCGGTTCAGGTATGTTTGTACGTAGCAGCCTGGAGAGCAATAAAAAGCTCTATCCGTGGTCACAGTTTATTGTCGACAGCAACGGCATCGCACGCAGCGCCTGGCAGTTGGATGAAGAGAGTTCCGCCATTGCAGTGCTGGATAAAGACGGTCGCGTGCAATGGGCAAAAGATGGAGCGCTCACTCAGGAAGAGGTGCAGCAAGTGATGGACTTGCTGCATAAGTTGCTTAATAAATAG
- a CDS encoding DMT family transporter, producing the protein MISGVLYALLAGLMWGLIFVGPLIVPEYPAMLQSMGRYLALGLIALPIAWLGRVRLRQLTRRDWLTALMLTMMGNLIYYFCLASAIQRTGAPVSTMIIGTLPVVIPVFANLLYSQRDGKLAWGKLAPALVCIGIGLACVNIAELNHGLPNFDWARYTSGVMLALVSVVCWAWYALRNARWLRENSDKHPMMWATAQALVTLPISLIGYVVACFWLNTQMPDFSLPFGSRPLAFISLMIAIAVLCSWVGALCWNVASQRLPTVILGPLIVFETLAGLLYTFLLRQQIPPLMTLSGIALLVAGVIIAVRAKPEKPLAEPVSES; encoded by the coding sequence ATGATTAGCGGCGTGCTGTACGCCCTGTTAGCAGGGTTGATGTGGGGGCTTATTTTTGTCGGGCCGTTGATCGTTCCAGAATACCCGGCGATGTTGCAATCAATGGGACGCTATCTGGCATTAGGTTTAATTGCACTGCCCATTGCCTGGCTGGGGCGCGTGCGTCTGCGCCAGTTGACACGTCGCGACTGGCTTACCGCGCTAATGCTCACCATGATGGGCAATCTCATCTATTACTTTTGCCTTGCCAGTGCCATTCAGCGAACCGGCGCGCCTGTTTCCACGATGATTATCGGCACCCTGCCAGTGGTTATCCCGGTCTTTGCCAATTTGTTGTACAGCCAGCGCGACGGCAAACTCGCGTGGGGGAAACTCGCCCCGGCGCTGGTTTGTATTGGTATCGGCCTTGCGTGTGTAAATATTGCTGAGTTAAACCACGGTCTCCCCAATTTTGACTGGGCACGTTATACCTCAGGCGTCATGCTGGCATTAGTCTCCGTGGTTTGCTGGGCGTGGTATGCATTGCGCAACGCCCGCTGGCTGCGGGAAAATTCAGACAAACATCCAATGATGTGGGCGACGGCGCAGGCGCTGGTCACGCTGCCGATTTCGCTCATCGGTTATGTTGTTGCTTGTTTCTGGCTGAATACGCAAATGCCTGATTTCTCTCTACCTTTTGGCTCCCGTCCACTGGCCTTTATTAGCCTGATGATTGCTATCGCCGTGCTTTGCTCATGGGTCGGCGCACTTTGCTGGAACGTCGCCAGCCAGCGATTACCGACGGTGATCCTCGGGCCGCTGATTGTTTTCGAAACGCTGGCAGGTTTGCTGTACACCTTTTTACTCCGCCAACAAATTCCACCGCTGATGACGCTGAGCGGTATCGCTCTGTTAGTGGCCGGCGTGATCATTGCAGTCAGAGCAAAACCGGAAAAACCCTTAGCTGAACCTGTCTCTGAAAGTTGA
- the cysQ gene encoding 3'(2'),5'-bisphosphate nucleotidase CysQ, with amino-acid sequence MLDQVCQLARIAGDAIMQVYDGTKPMDVANKADDSPVTAADIAAHTVIMEGLRKLTPDIPVLSEEDPPGWEVRQHWQRYWLVDPLDGTKEFIKRNGEFTVNIALIDKGKPILGVVYAPVMNVMYSAEEGKAWKEECGVRKQIQVRDARPPLVVISRSHADAELKEYLQQLGEHQTTSIGSSLKFCLVAEGQAQLYPRFGPTNIWDTAAGHAVAAAAGAHVHDWQGKPLDYTPRESFLNPGFRVSIY; translated from the coding sequence ATGTTAGATCAAGTATGCCAGCTTGCACGGATTGCGGGCGATGCCATTATGCAGGTCTACGACGGGACTAAACCGATGGACGTCGCCAACAAAGCAGATGACTCTCCGGTGACGGCGGCAGATATCGCCGCGCATACCGTAATCATGGAAGGATTACGTAAACTGACGCCGGATATCCCCGTTCTTTCTGAAGAAGATCCTCCCGGTTGGGAAGTCCGCCAGCACTGGCAACGTTACTGGCTGGTGGATCCGCTGGACGGCACCAAAGAGTTTATTAAACGAAATGGCGAATTTACCGTTAACATTGCGCTGATCGACAAAGGCAAACCGATATTAGGTGTGGTGTATGCGCCGGTAATGAACGTAATGTACAGCGCGGAGGAAGGAAAAGCCTGGAAAGAAGAGTGCGGCGTGCGCAAGCAGATTCAGGTACGCGACGCTCGCCCGCCTCTGGTCGTCATTAGCCGTTCCCATGCGGATGCGGAGCTGAAAGAGTATCTGCAACAGCTTGGCGAACACCAGACGACATCCATCGGTTCTTCACTGAAATTTTGCCTGGTGGCGGAAGGGCAGGCTCAGCTCTACCCGCGTTTTGGGCCAACCAATATTTGGGACACCGCTGCCGGTCATGCTGTGGCTGCCGCTGCCGGAGCACACGTCCACGACTGGCAGGGGAAACCGCTGGATTACACTCCGCGTGAATCCTTCCTGAATCCAGGGTTCCGGGTTTCTATTTATTAA